A genomic region of Sandaracinaceae bacterium contains the following coding sequences:
- a CDS encoding right-handed parallel beta-helix repeat-containing protein: MIGSLAGCQDPSLELVIDPPDPGSVSRVALRVWDAELQLVGDFWVPVGEGDGEITLPWRVPLTPRGGSESRWFLAEVELFDDAGCPTRRAVVSGPSSDLRARTLRFEATGLDGCEAAFVDPAGGGTECAEDAPCTSMEDAIDAVVGPGRPEVVYLRGDVDHVLDGPRGLSLGDERTGEPGAPLVIRAWPGTGTPRLRLASPGPDAVIESCCNVDAGRDLVLDGLDIAGGVRFGVSFNGSNAVDNVVRHAFVHDNGLDRDDPSGAPQELGRNDAAVIAVNGANGTTIEHSVLRATGVRGPASPARLPGVGFRAVGDAVVRGNLVVDNAEQGVTVRGGTAIEGNVICQNGSEGVRIEGPATIVGNTILRNGAGISAEDGDRVSSAGNVVVDNAGAASIGGVEVEADWLHGNADGRDDGDPRLLDPEACVVTLRPDSPLRGAGPDGANLGAR, translated from the coding sequence GTGATCGGTTCGCTCGCGGGCTGTCAGGACCCCTCGCTCGAGCTGGTGATCGACCCGCCCGATCCCGGGTCGGTGTCGCGGGTGGCGCTGCGGGTCTGGGACGCGGAGCTGCAGCTCGTCGGGGACTTCTGGGTGCCCGTCGGCGAGGGGGACGGCGAGATCACGCTGCCGTGGCGGGTGCCGTTGACGCCTCGCGGGGGCTCGGAGAGCCGCTGGTTCCTGGCCGAGGTGGAGCTCTTCGACGACGCGGGATGCCCCACCCGGCGCGCGGTGGTGAGCGGCCCGTCGAGCGATCTGCGCGCCCGCACGCTGCGCTTCGAGGCCACGGGGCTCGATGGCTGCGAGGCGGCGTTCGTCGATCCCGCGGGCGGAGGCACCGAGTGCGCGGAGGACGCGCCCTGCACGAGCATGGAGGACGCGATCGACGCGGTGGTCGGCCCGGGCCGCCCCGAGGTGGTCTACCTGCGCGGCGACGTCGACCACGTCCTCGACGGCCCGCGCGGGCTGAGCCTCGGCGACGAGCGCACGGGCGAGCCCGGGGCGCCGCTGGTGATCCGCGCGTGGCCCGGCACGGGCACCCCGCGGTTGCGCCTCGCGAGCCCGGGCCCCGACGCGGTGATCGAGTCCTGCTGCAACGTCGACGCGGGGCGCGACCTGGTGCTCGACGGGCTCGACATCGCGGGGGGAGTGCGCTTCGGCGTCTCGTTCAACGGGAGCAACGCGGTCGACAACGTGGTTCGCCACGCGTTCGTGCACGACAACGGGCTCGACCGCGACGATCCGAGCGGCGCGCCGCAGGAGCTCGGCCGCAACGACGCCGCGGTCATCGCGGTCAACGGCGCCAACGGCACGACGATCGAGCACAGCGTGTTGCGAGCGACGGGCGTGCGCGGTCCCGCGAGCCCCGCGCGGCTCCCCGGGGTTGGCTTCCGCGCGGTCGGGGACGCCGTCGTCCGGGGCAACCTCGTCGTCGACAACGCCGAGCAGGGCGTGACGGTGCGGGGCGGGACCGCCATCGAAGGCAACGTCATCTGCCAGAACGGCTCGGAGGGCGTGCGCATCGAGGGACCCGCGACGATCGTGGGCAACACCATCCTGCGCAACGGGGCCGGGATCTCGGCCGAGGACGGCGACCGCGTCAGCAGCGCGGGCAACGTCGTGGTCGACAACGCGGGGGCCGCCTCGATCGGCGGCGTGGAGGTCGAAGCCGACTGGCTGCACGGCAACGCGGACGGCCGCGACGACGGAGACCCCCGGCTGCTCGACCCGGAGGCCTGCGTGGTCACCCTCCGCCCCGACTCGCCGCTCCGCGGGGCGGGGCCCGACGGCGCGAACCTCGGAGCGCGCTGA